Within Candidatus Falkowbacteria bacterium, the genomic segment CGGAAATCTCGCGCGCCATACCCACATGACCCCAAAGATCGGGCCGGTTGGTCAGCGACTTGTTGTCGACTTCGAGCACGATATCGTCGAGTCCCAGATATTTGGCTAGGGCTTGGCCGACTTTGGCTTTGCCCTCGAGAATCAGGATGCCGGAATGGTCATCGCCCAATCCGAGCTCGTCCGGCGCGCAGAGCATGCCCTCGGACACCTCGCCGCGGACTTCAGCCGCTTTGATCTCGAGGCCGTTCGGCAACAAAGCGCCGACTAAGGCTACTGGCACCAGCTGCTCAGGCGCGATATTCGGGGCTCCGCAGACGATGTGCAAAGGCTTTTTGCCGCCGACTTCCACTTCTGCCAGCTGCAGACGGTCGGCATTCGGATGCTTCTTCACTTCCAAAATGCGCCCGACCACCACTTTGTCGAACTTATCCGATTGCTTCTCGACCTTCTCCACCTCGACGGTGTGCAGGCTCAAGCGGGTCGCCAGGTCTTCAGCTGCCACGCCCTTGGGAATCTTCACGTAATCTTGTAACCAGTTCAAAGATAAATACATATAGTTATTTCATTCCGGAAAACCGGAATCCAGAATTTTAAAATTGCTCCAAAAAGCGCAGATCGTTCGACTGCAGCAGACGGATATCGCTGATGTTGTACTTCAGCATCACCAAGCGGGTCAGGCCGAAGCCGAAGGCGAAACCCTGGTACTCCTTGGGATCGACGCCGCCGGCCTTGAGCACGTTCGGATGGACCATGCCGGAGCCGAAAACCTCGAGCCAACCGGTGTTCTTGCACAAACGGCAGCCTTGGCCTTTGCAGATGAAGCAAGTCACTTCGCCGTTGGCTCCCGGTTCGACGAACGGATAGAACTTGGGGCGCATACGAATCTTGGTCTCAGGACCGTACAGCCGCTGAGCCACCGCCTCGAGGACGCCCCGCATATTGGCCAGACTGATATCCTTGCCGACCATCAGGCCCTCGAGCTGATAGAAAGTATGCTCATGGCGCACATCGGTGGCCTCGGAACGGAAACAGCGACCGGGGATGACCACGCGCAGCGGCGCGCCGTACTTCTGCATCGCCCGGACTTGCATCGGGGAGGTCTGCGTGCGCATCACCAGGTCGTATTCCCCGTTCTTGTTCTTCTTGTCGACATAGAAAGTGTCCTGCATATCGCGCGCCGGGTGGTGCTTCGGGATATTCAATGCTTCGAAATTATAATAATCGGATTCCAGCTCTGGACCATCGAGGACCATGAAGCCCATCGAGGCGAAGAGCTCTTCCAGCTCCTGCGTGACGATCGTCATCGGGTGCAGGTGCCCCGTGGCCGGCTGGATGCCTGGCAGGGTCACGTCGACGCTGGCCTGCTCCTTGCCGCCTTCGAGCATCTCGGCCGCCTCCTTGAATTTGGCCGCCAATTCGAGCTTGATCTCGTTGGCCAACTGGCCCAATTCCTTGCGTTCCTCGATCGCCAAGTCAGGCAACTTCTTTAAAAGCTCGGTCAGTTCGCCCTTGCGGCCGAGGTATTTGGTTTCCAAATCCTGCACCAAAGGCAGCTCGCGCAATTTCTGCAGCTGTTCGGTCGCCTCCTTCTTCAATTCCAATAATTTGCTTTTCATATATCTATATTAAGCTTGTTTACGATAGCTGATCAAAAAATATTCCAAGAGCGACAGAGCGATGACCAGAAAAGCGGCGTTGAGCCAGCTGAACAGGTTCTGGGACAAAAGATACAGCGCCACCACCATCATCAGGGCAAAAAGGAAAGATTGGCGGAAGGCGTCTTTGACCTGGCGGAAGACCAACTCATGTTTCAAGGCGATGAAACGCACCAAAAAGCCGATGATGGCCGCCGTGCCGGTCAGGGCCAAAAATAGGGAGAGGTAGAATAGCAGGAAACCCAGCCAATTCGTCGATGTCGGATCGACCGTGACCAAGACGTAAATCCAGCCCAGCCAGGAGATTGCCGAGGTGGCAGCCATCGTGCCCAAATATCCGCGTAAAGTCATAAAAAATAATAATATTAGCCAATTAAAGACTAACATTACATTACCATCTTTCCCCTTATTTTTCAAGACCCGAGACCTTGATCAAATAAAATACCGGCATGATTTTGCCGGCAAGGTTTTACGCTCCTAAATGTCTGATTTTGAGCCACTTATTTAAATTATAGCACGATATAGCCCCAAAGTCAATATTAAATATTGATTTTTTGGCTAAAATTAAATAATATTTTTTATTGACAAATAGGTGTAATAATGGTAATTTTCAAGCAAATCGCACTTTAGAAGGAGGTCTCCATGACCCAAGACTCGCAACCGGCCCCGAAATTCCATATCCTCTGTCCCGACCTGCCCACCCTCGAAGGCTTCCGTTTCTCCAGCCGCCTCTTCCTAGCACTCCAGTGGCACACCCCGCACGCCACGACTTTCGGCAAAGGCCTGACCTCGGAAGAGTTCGAAAGGATGGACGCGAACGACCACATTTTCTGCTTCTTCCCCCTGACCAAGTCGGACCGACTTCTCGAATACTACGTCGGCCTCATGGTCGACGGTAAAGACAGAAACATCGACTGTTACGTCTTTACCTACACCTTCGGCGGCTTCGAGACCTACGAATCGATGATCGATTGGCTGACCGACCTGATCCTCGTCGAGCTCCCTGGCATCTATGACCAGGAAAGCTAAAAGCGACATGCGCTCCTATTGCATGCCGCTTCTTTTTTTAGAAAATTCTATGGGCTTGTCCGGTTTGCGGCATGGTTTTTATCGCGCATACGTACTCGTCTAAGCAGGAAAAACCATGCCGCAAATCGGACTCACGAAGCTTGAAAAATCCTTTTTATAAATCCTACAATCTAATCAATAGCCGAGCTAATTTGAGTTCGTCATAGGAATATTCTCCTTTGAGATGCTCGTAAACCGGTTTCAGGCGCTCATCGCCGCACTCGGCGAAACCCTGCTTCATAGCGATATAGCGATGGCGGGGCAATTTCAAATATTCCAAGTCGAGATGCTCACCGGCATCGATCATCTTCTCGATGTGGTTGACCACCGTGCCTGGATCGAGATTCTGGTTCTTGGCGATCCGCTCAAGCGGTATCTTCTTGATGACCAACTCCCTGGTCTTGGCATAGAACTGCGGCTGGCGGATAGTCTTGATGACCGGCTCTTCTTTCTTGGCCTTGCCCGGCTTTTCCGCCGGCTTCAGACCGCGGTCGCGGACATGACGGCGAATGATCTTAAGGAAATCATCGGCGAACTGTTCGAGCTTGCGCGCGCCCACACCGACGATCCGCGAAAAACCCGCTTCGTCTTGGGGAAAATAGCTGGCCATCTCGCGGAGCGAGGCGTCGCCGAAGATGACAAAGGGCGGCACGTTAGCCTCTTCGGCCAAGGCCTTGCGCAAAGCACGCAGATCATCGAACAGCTCAGCATCGTAATCGACATTGCCCTTCTTACCCGCTTTAGGCGTGACCCGGTCGGCTTCAGGCTTAGCTAAAACCAGCTGCTCCTGTCCGCCAAAGAGGTTACTGCCCTTCTTGGTGACGGACAAAACCGGGTACATGCCGTCACTCTTAGCCAGATAGCCGAGCGCCAGGAGCTGAGCGATCAGCTGGCCCAATTCGTGCTCCGAATAATCATTCACTATACCGAAAACCGACAGCCCGTCGTGCTTGTTCATCAGTATCTTCTGGTTCTTGCGGCCCAACAGGACTTCGGCGATGTATTTCTTGCCGAAACGGTTGTCGGTCCGGACCACGGCTGAAAGTATTTTCTGGGCGATGATCGTAGCATCGAAGCGCTCGCGCTCGGTGGTGCAGGTGTCGCAACTGCCGCAATTATCGCTCGGCATCTCCTCGCCGAAATAGCGCAAGAGGTACTTCTTGCGACAAGTAACTAGTTCGCAGTATTCCAAAACCTGGGCCAGCTTCTCGCGAGCCCGCTCGGCCAACTTCTCGTCCTCAAGCTCGTTGATGAAGAATTCATGCTTGCGCGCGTCAGCATAAGTATAGAAAAGGACGCACTCGCTCTGGAGGCCGTCGCGGCCGGCGCGGCCAATCTCCTGATAGTAGCCCTCGAGCGTCTTGGGGAAGCTGTAATGTACCACCAGCCGCACGTCCGGCTTGTCGATGCCCATGCCGAAGGCGATGGTGGCAACGATAATATTGACTTTGTCTTTGATAAATAATTCCTGCGCCAGCTTGCGGTCGTTGGCCTCGAGGCCCGCGTGGTAGGCGCGGGCGTTGAAGCCATTCAGATTCAGGTTAGCCGCCACCTCCTCAGTCTCCTTGCGCGAAAAGCAGTAGATGATGACCGACTCTTTCTTGTAGGCTCCGAGCAGGGCGACCAGCTTGTGGAAGGCCTGCTTCTTCTCGACCACGCTGATTTTCAGGTTTTCCCGATCGAAGCTCGAGATGAACAGCCGCGCCTTGCCCAGATTGAGCTGGTTGACGATGTCCTCGCGCACACGGGCGGTGGCCGTGGCGGTCAGGGCAATCAGCGGCACCGAGGGAAACATCTTTTTCAATTGGTTCAAATTGCGGTAATCCGGCCGGAAATCATGGCCCCACTCGGAAATACAATGCGCTTCGTCGACGGCGATCAGGCTGACCTGGAGGCCGGCCAAGAACTCCTGGAAGCTCTTCAAAGCGAAACGTTCCGGCGCGACATAAAGGATCTTGACCTCGCCCCGGGCCGTGGCGGCACAGATCTCGCTGATCCGCGAGGCGGTAAGCGACGAATTGACGAACTCAGCCTTGATGCCGTTGGCCTGGAGGGCATCCACCTGGTCTTTCATCAA encodes:
- the pheS gene encoding phenylalanine--tRNA ligase subunit alpha, which translates into the protein MKSKLLELKKEATEQLQKLRELPLVQDLETKYLGRKGELTELLKKLPDLAIEERKELGQLANEIKLELAAKFKEAAEMLEGGKEQASVDVTLPGIQPATGHLHPMTIVTQELEELFASMGFMVLDGPELESDYYNFEALNIPKHHPARDMQDTFYVDKKNKNGEYDLVMRTQTSPMQVRAMQKYGAPLRVVIPGRCFRSEATDVRHEHTFYQLEGLMVGKDISLANMRGVLEAVAQRLYGPETKIRMRPKFYPFVEPGANGEVTCFICKGQGCRLCKNTGWLEVFGSGMVHPNVLKAGGVDPKEYQGFAFGFGLTRLVMLKYNISDIRLLQSNDLRFLEQF
- the recQ gene encoding DNA helicase RecQ, whose translation is MKRLLKKYFGYDEFRPLQAEIIDNVLAGRDSFVLMPTGGGKSLCYQLPALHFPGLTLVVSPLIALMKDQVDALQANGIKAEFVNSSLTASRISEICAATARGEVKILYVAPERFALKSFQEFLAGLQVSLIAVDEAHCISEWGHDFRPDYRNLNQLKKMFPSVPLIALTATATARVREDIVNQLNLGKARLFISSFDRENLKISVVEKKQAFHKLVALLGAYKKESVIIYCFSRKETEEVAANLNLNGFNARAYHAGLEANDRKLAQELFIKDKVNIIVATIAFGMGIDKPDVRLVVHYSFPKTLEGYYQEIGRAGRDGLQSECVLFYTYADARKHEFFINELEDEKLAERAREKLAQVLEYCELVTCRKKYLLRYFGEEMPSDNCGSCDTCTTERERFDATIIAQKILSAVVRTDNRFGKKYIAEVLLGRKNQKILMNKHDGLSVFGIVNDYSEHELGQLIAQLLALGYLAKSDGMYPVLSVTKKGSNLFGGQEQLVLAKPEADRVTPKAGKKGNVDYDAELFDDLRALRKALAEEANVPPFVIFGDASLREMASYFPQDEAGFSRIVGVGARKLEQFADDFLKIIRRHVRDRGLKPAEKPGKAKKEEPVIKTIRQPQFYAKTRELVIKKIPLERIAKNQNLDPGTVVNHIEKMIDAGEHLDLEYLKLPRHRYIAMKQGFAECGDERLKPVYEHLKGEYSYDELKLARLLIRL